Proteins from one Parasteatoda tepidariorum isolate YZ-2023 chromosome 4, CAS_Ptep_4.0, whole genome shotgun sequence genomic window:
- the LOC107451401 gene encoding uncharacterized protein, protein MVSLRLTITICVLSLAIFITAEPMPIDKIKLRVQKLCDENNDDLIKELALCYKQFASTMNQRVARTCIKRLAPETYGDLFAFVKTVCKDLSLVDAVMACFHTHDQKFDKVKDKNGAKACVLSSLSKHDAFHILFIKDEKE, encoded by the exons ATGGTGAGTCTACGATTAACCATCACAATTTGCGTCTTATCCTTAGCAATCTTCATAACTGCTGAACCTATGCCTATTGACAAAATCAAATTAAGGGTACAGAAGTTATGCg ATGAAAACAATGATGACCTAATAAAAGAATTGGCATTGTGTTACAAGCAATTTGCATCAACAAtg aatCAGAGAGTGGCAAGGACATGCATCAAAAGACTTGCACCTGAGACTTATGGTGACCtatttgcatttgtaaaaaCAGTCTGCAAAGATCTCTCACTTGTAGATGCA gtgATGGCTTGTTTTCACACACATGATCAAAAATTTGATAAG gtcAAGGATAAGAATGGAGCAAAA GCTTGTGTTCTTTCCTCTTTGTCGAAACATGATGCCTTTCACATTCTCTTCATAAAGgacgaaaaagaataa